Proteins from one Candidatus Taylorbacteria bacterium genomic window:
- the rpsH gene encoding 30S ribosomal protein S8 yields the protein MDPIANFITQIKNAGEAGKETVVLPYSKFKNAITDVLEKEGFIKAQAKKGKKINKSIEITLLYEGKTPKIRGVERVSMPSKRIYYGASELHSVKSGLGRLILSTSRGILSERQARKEKVGGEALFKIW from the coding sequence ATGGACCCAATTGCCAATTTCATCACCCAAATAAAGAATGCCGGAGAAGCCGGAAAGGAGACCGTGGTTTTGCCGTACTCGAAGTTTAAAAATGCGATTACCGATGTTTTGGAAAAGGAGGGTTTTATCAAAGCCCAAGCGAAGAAAGGAAAAAAAATCAATAAGTCTATCGAAATCACTCTTTTGTACGAGGGCAAAACTCCAAAGATAAGGGGAGTGGAGCGAGTTTCAATGCCATCAAAGAGAATTTATTACGGCGCTAGCGAGCTTCATTCCGTAAAATCGGGCTTGGGCAGATTGATTCTATCGACGTCCCGCGGGATTCTCTCGGAAAGACAAGCTCGAAAAGAAAAAGTTGGAGGCGAGGCGTTGTTTAAAATTTGGTAA
- the rplE gene encoding 50S ribosomal protein L5 produces MNTLKEKETKAFATLKEKLGLKNVMQVPRVLKVVVSAGVGSIKDKKKIELVADRLTKITGQKIVTKGAKKSIASFKVRQGDTSGYQVTLRGDRMRGFLDKLLNVSLPRTKDFRGISVRSIDDVGNITIGIKEHTIFPETADEELKDVFGLAVTVVTSANSREQAKTFFEYLNFPFKRNEEMKKPAKKDAKRSRKPKVEAK; encoded by the coding sequence ATGAATACCCTAAAAGAAAAAGAAACAAAAGCATTCGCGACCCTCAAAGAAAAATTGGGGTTGAAAAACGTTATGCAAGTGCCGAGAGTTTTGAAAGTGGTGGTTTCGGCCGGTGTGGGGTCTATCAAGGACAAGAAGAAAATCGAATTGGTGGCAGACCGGCTGACGAAAATCACTGGCCAGAAAATTGTAACAAAAGGAGCGAAGAAATCTATCGCGTCATTTAAGGTTCGCCAGGGGGACACTTCGGGTTATCAGGTAACCTTGCGAGGCGACCGCATGAGAGGATTTTTGGATAAGCTTTTGAATGTTTCGCTTCCACGGACCAAAGACTTTCGAGGCATTTCCGTGCGGTCAATAGACGACGTAGGAAATATCACTATTGGCATCAAAGAGCATACTATTTTTCCTGAAACCGCCGATGAAGAGCTCAAAGACGTCTTCGGTCTTGCCGTTACTGTGGTAACTTCGGCCAATTCGCGCGAACAAGCCAAAACATTTTTTGAATATTTGAATTTCCCGTTCAAAAGGAATGAGGAAATGAAAAAACCTGCAAAAAAAGACGCAAAGCGGTCTCGAAAGCCGAAGGTGGAAGCGAAGTAG
- the rplV gene encoding 50S ribosomal protein L22, producing MKASLNDYRQSPRKVRLVANFVKGKKVSQALSVLNFMTKDAAQPIKKLIDSALANAKNNSDVSSDFLFIKDIQVNPGAVLKRRMPRARGTAFQIKKRTSHITIVLEEKTIVNSKSEARNPKKKEAKQLIAKS from the coding sequence ATGAAAGCATCACTCAACGATTACAGACAGTCACCGCGGAAGGTCCGCTTGGTTGCAAATTTTGTTAAGGGAAAAAAGGTTTCCCAAGCTCTTTCGGTGTTGAATTTTATGACAAAGGATGCCGCACAACCAATTAAGAAGCTCATTGATTCCGCCCTCGCCAACGCAAAAAATAATTCCGACGTCAGTTCGGATTTTCTTTTTATTAAGGACATTCAGGTGAACCCGGGAGCGGTATTGAAGCGAAGAATGCCGAGAGCCAGGGGTACGGCATTTCAGATAAAAAAAAGAACGAGTCACATCACAATTGTTTTGGAAGAAAAAACAATTGTAAATTCGAAATCCGAAGCACGAAATCCGAAAAAGAAAGAAGCTAAACAGCTAATAGCTAAAAGCTAA
- the rpsQ gene encoding 30S ribosomal protein S17, whose translation METQIQTKEKETKSKPKQLTGLVVSTKMKDTIAVRVEQFKKAPKYGKFIKRSKKFLAHDPGNTKKEGEKVTIVECRPLSKNKHFRVI comes from the coding sequence ATGGAAACTCAAATTCAAACAAAAGAAAAAGAAACAAAAAGCAAACCAAAGCAGCTCACCGGTCTTGTGGTATCCACCAAAATGAAAGACACGATTGCTGTTCGAGTTGAACAGTTTAAGAAGGCGCCTAAATACGGGAAATTCATAAAAAGAAGCAAGAAATTTTTGGCCCACGATCCAGGCAACACGAAGAAAGAAGGCGAGAAAGTAACCATTGTAGAATGCCGGCCGCTGTCGAAGAATAAGCATTTTAGAGTAATATAA
- the rplR gene encoding 50S ribosomal protein L18 has protein sequence MNTKQDKRIRRHRRIRAKVKGTGEAPRLVVYRSNKYIYAQLVDDDKGATLAQSNSGEIGKGTTLEKAKEVGKTIAKKAKEKKIGKAVFDRAGFIYTGKVKAVAEGAREGGLKF, from the coding sequence ATGAATACCAAACAAGACAAAAGAATACGACGACACCGAAGAATCCGCGCAAAGGTCAAAGGAACGGGGGAAGCTCCTCGGCTTGTCGTGTACCGCTCCAACAAATATATCTATGCCCAGCTTGTGGATGATGACAAAGGAGCGACACTAGCCCAATCGAACTCGGGAGAAATAGGAAAGGGCACAACGTTGGAAAAGGCAAAAGAAGTAGGGAAGACAATCGCAAAGAAGGCCAAGGAGAAGAAAATCGGAAAAGCGGTGTTTGATCGGGCAGGTTTTATTTATACAGGGAAAGTAAAAGCGGTTGCGGAAGGAGCGAGGGAAGGGGGACTTAAATTTTAA
- the rpmC gene encoding 50S ribosomal protein L29: MKDIKDKKEEELVKLLDEKREALRNFRFAMAGSKQKNVKEGKGLRKDIARILTEVNAR; the protein is encoded by the coding sequence ATGAAAGACATAAAAGACAAAAAGGAAGAGGAATTGGTGAAGCTTCTCGATGAAAAAAGAGAGGCGCTTCGAAATTTTCGATTTGCCATGGCCGGGAGCAAGCAGAAGAATGTAAAGGAAGGGAAGGGATTGAGGAAAGATATCGCGAGGATACTGACGGAGGTGAATGCGAGATAG
- a CDS encoding uL15m family ribosomal protein: MQSNTLQRNTQQKRKMSVGRGGKRGKTSGRGTKGQNARAGRKKRPELRDLIKKLPKLRGRGVGGGKSFRPKSIPVNLETIEKYFADGSEVTPASLASSGIVSAEKGLSSSFKILGDGELTKKIMVIGCAVSASAKAKIEKAGGTIK, encoded by the coding sequence ATGCAATCAAACACCTTACAAAGAAATACCCAGCAAAAAAGAAAGATGTCCGTTGGACGCGGAGGAAAGAGAGGCAAGACTTCCGGAAGGGGGACGAAAGGTCAGAACGCGAGGGCGGGAAGAAAAAAACGTCCAGAGCTTCGGGATCTCATTAAAAAACTTCCCAAACTTCGCGGTCGAGGAGTGGGAGGGGGCAAGAGTTTCCGTCCTAAATCTATCCCAGTCAATCTCGAGACGATTGAGAAGTATTTTGCAGACGGAAGCGAAGTGACTCCGGCGAGCCTTGCATCCTCGGGCATAGTGAGCGCTGAAAAAGGATTGAGCTCGTCTTTCAAAATTCTAGGCGATGGGGAACTTACAAAGAAAATTATGGTAATCGGTTGCGCAGTGTCCGCGAGCGCGAAGGCGAAGATTGAGAAAGCCGGCGGAACGATAAAATAA
- the rplP gene encoding 50S ribosomal protein L16 — MLLPKKVKHRKWHTMRRNANKPLVETRGIALSFGSYGLKAQTAGRVTSNQIESARKVMSRFVGKVGKIWIRIFPDMPYTAKPAEVGMGKGKGDPQGYSFQVKPGRILFEIDGITEADAKEALRKAGTKLPIRSKIVSR, encoded by the coding sequence ATGTTGTTACCCAAAAAAGTTAAACACAGAAAGTGGCATACGATGAGGAGGAATGCCAACAAACCCCTGGTTGAGACCAGAGGCATCGCCCTTTCCTTTGGCTCCTACGGCTTGAAAGCGCAAACTGCAGGAAGAGTGACTTCAAACCAGATTGAATCGGCGAGAAAAGTCATGTCCCGTTTTGTGGGCAAGGTCGGAAAGATTTGGATTCGCATTTTTCCCGATATGCCGTATACTGCAAAGCCAGCGGAGGTGGGTATGGGCAAGGGAAAAGGAGACCCGCAGGGATACAGCTTCCAAGTCAAACCGGGAAGAATCTTGTTTGAAATTGACGGAATTACGGAAGCGGACGCGAAAGAGGCGCTTCGAAAAGCCGGCACGAAATTGCCGATTAGGAGCAAGATTGTTTCGAGATAA
- the rpsC gene encoding 30S ribosomal protein S3 yields MSHVVHPYAHRLGILRDWKSRWFGVGHKRYKEFLKCDILIREFLQEKLRGFYVSSIEMERSEKSLRLILKTSRPGMIIGKGGDGAQRLRTQVLKEMGRLKLALPPELKLDIEEVRSPESNAAIVAYMIAEGLEKRMPFRRVVKQMIEKVMANRDVKGVKIYLGGRLGGADMARSEEIKKGQIPLQTFRSDIDFAREKAHMTYGDIGIKVWIYRGEVFDKEKK; encoded by the coding sequence ATGAGTCACGTTGTCCATCCTTATGCCCATAGACTAGGAATTTTAAGAGACTGGAAAAGTCGCTGGTTTGGCGTGGGTCACAAGCGTTATAAAGAGTTTCTAAAGTGCGACATTCTGATTCGAGAATTTTTGCAGGAAAAGCTTCGAGGATTCTACGTAAGCTCCATTGAAATGGAGCGAAGCGAAAAATCACTTCGGCTCATCTTGAAAACTTCTCGGCCCGGAATGATTATCGGCAAGGGCGGAGATGGGGCTCAACGCCTGCGAACGCAGGTCTTGAAAGAAATGGGAAGGCTCAAACTCGCACTTCCACCGGAATTGAAACTCGATATTGAAGAGGTCCGCTCGCCAGAATCGAATGCGGCTATTGTGGCATATATGATTGCCGAAGGACTTGAAAAGAGAATGCCTTTCAGGCGCGTAGTAAAACAGATGATTGAGAAAGTCATGGCGAACCGAGATGTGAAGGGAGTGAAGATTTATCTTGGGGGACGCCTTGGAGGAGCTGACATGGCAAGGAGCGAGGAAATAAAGAAAGGTCAGATTCCGCTTCAAACCTTCAGGTCTGACATTGATTTCGCGAGGGAAAAAGCGCACATGACCTATGGAGACATCGGCATCAAGGTGTGGATTTATAGAGGAGAAGTCTTTGATAAGGAAAAGAAATAG
- a CDS encoding AIR synthase-related protein translates to MKTRKSRPDLYAVDGVNIKAGDSFSAICGEICRSTYELSPWVTVEDMSQGHFRGPRGFRFKSDGTTFQMGAADGIGTKVILIDSAGVHLEGAANLIAMTFGDITRYGGLPLVFMNVLDASSIGELVTKRFSSFVHLMKGLGDLAHVHKFVLLGGETAELGVCVGSENPEATTKFNWAGFALGIGRQDRMITGEGLRPGQIVIALREHGFRSNGISAVRKALALKFGHEWYYNGEASKAINAAAAPSIIYDTFLATANGWDKWGRYIPMHYIAHLSGGAIQSKFGEDGLFPRGLSADLPKLWTPPRIMRDCARWRGFNDEDCYTTWNGGQGALVVVDEKDQHRFIALAKGFGIGAKPAGTIVRRRKPSIRIKSQFTGKTFELNPD, encoded by the coding sequence ATGAAAACACGGAAAAGCAGACCGGACTTGTACGCCGTGGATGGCGTCAACATCAAAGCTGGAGACTCGTTCAGTGCAATCTGCGGAGAAATCTGCCGATCGACTTACGAACTTTCTCCATGGGTAACCGTGGAAGACATGTCTCAAGGACATTTTCGAGGCCCAAGAGGCTTTCGATTCAAATCTGATGGCACCACCTTTCAAATGGGAGCCGCAGATGGAATTGGGACAAAAGTCATTTTGATTGATTCGGCGGGCGTTCATCTTGAAGGCGCCGCCAACTTGATTGCGATGACTTTCGGTGACATCACCCGGTACGGTGGATTGCCACTCGTCTTCATGAATGTTCTGGACGCTTCTTCCATTGGAGAATTGGTGACCAAGAGGTTCTCCAGTTTCGTTCATCTCATGAAGGGGCTCGGCGATCTGGCACATGTTCATAAATTCGTTCTACTGGGGGGAGAAACAGCAGAACTTGGCGTATGCGTCGGATCAGAAAATCCGGAAGCAACGACCAAATTTAACTGGGCAGGATTCGCGTTGGGCATCGGCCGCCAAGATCGAATGATTACTGGAGAGGGACTCCGACCTGGACAAATTGTAATCGCTCTTCGAGAACATGGGTTCAGGTCAAACGGCATTAGCGCCGTCAGAAAGGCGTTGGCTCTCAAATTTGGACATGAGTGGTACTACAACGGAGAGGCGAGCAAAGCAATCAACGCCGCGGCCGCCCCTTCAATCATCTACGATACTTTTCTGGCAACCGCTAACGGCTGGGACAAATGGGGCCGCTACATTCCAATGCACTACATCGCCCATCTTTCCGGTGGCGCAATTCAATCGAAGTTTGGCGAAGATGGACTGTTCCCACGAGGGCTCTCCGCTGACCTACCGAAGCTTTGGACACCTCCTCGCATCATGCGAGACTGCGCGCGCTGGAGAGGCTTCAATGATGAGGACTGTTACACCACATGGAATGGTGGGCAAGGCGCTTTGGTTGTCGTTGACGAGAAAGACCAGCACCGTTTCATCGCATTGGCAAAAGGATTCGGCATCGGAGCAAAACCTGCCGGCACAATCGTAAGGCGCAGGAAGCCTTCAATTCGGATCAAATCGCAGTTCACCGGCAAAACGTTCGAGCTCAATCCCGACTGA
- the rplB gene encoding 50S ribosomal protein L2, whose product MKSYKPTSKSRRHMTTVSYGSFLTVSEPHKPLTAGFRRPVGRNSQGRLTTRHKGGGHKRVFRDVDFTYTKIGVPAKVLTVEYDPNRSGFIALIGYTDGDKRYALIPMGLKVGDVIESGEKVAVKPGNRLPLKNIPVGTFVYNVELKPSGGAKIARAAGNFVEVVAIDGGEAHLKMPSTEIRKVSENCFASVGSVSNDENRLVNIGKAGRSRWLGIRPTVRGTAQNPVDHPYGGGEGRQGRGTRRAKTRWGKPVGKGQKSRRAKKYSNRLIVSRRRVGKQR is encoded by the coding sequence ATGAAATCCTACAAGCCCACATCAAAATCACGACGGCACATGACCACTGTTTCTTACGGAAGTTTTTTAACTGTGTCCGAGCCACACAAGCCTTTGACTGCCGGATTTCGAAGACCAGTGGGAAGGAATAGCCAAGGGAGGCTTACCACTCGACACAAAGGAGGCGGACACAAGAGGGTGTTCCGAGATGTTGATTTTACCTATACGAAAATCGGCGTGCCCGCAAAAGTTTTGACGGTAGAGTATGACCCGAACCGATCCGGATTCATTGCCCTCATTGGCTACACTGATGGAGACAAAAGGTACGCACTGATTCCCATGGGGCTCAAAGTCGGAGACGTGATTGAATCCGGAGAAAAAGTTGCCGTAAAGCCGGGCAACAGACTTCCACTTAAAAATATTCCTGTCGGTACGTTCGTGTATAACGTGGAGTTGAAGCCCTCGGGAGGCGCCAAGATTGCGCGGGCGGCGGGAAACTTTGTGGAAGTAGTGGCGATAGACGGAGGCGAGGCCCACCTCAAAATGCCCTCGACTGAAATTCGAAAAGTAAGTGAAAATTGTTTCGCTTCTGTGGGCTCCGTTTCAAATGATGAAAACCGTCTTGTAAACATTGGAAAAGCCGGACGTTCTCGCTGGCTCGGTATCCGACCAACTGTTCGAGGAACCGCCCAGAATCCCGTTGACCACCCATACGGAGGAGGAGAAGGAAGGCAGGGCCGTGGCACGCGTCGCGCTAAAACCCGCTGGGGCAAGCCCGTCGGTAAAGGCCAGAAATCCCGCCGAGCCAAAAAATACTCAAATCGTCTTATTGTTTCAAGGAGAAGGGTTGGGAAGCAACGATAA
- the secY gene encoding preprotein translocase subunit SecY, translating to MKEKILLLLHDKMLRKKLLFVLFGLVIFRLLAAIPIPGVDPLRLEGFFSNNQFFGLLNVFSGSGLATLSIVMLGVGPYITASIIMQLLTMMSPKLKALYHEEGEAGRMKFAQLSRRMSVVLAAIQAYGFLVLLQKQGVIDPLATFDFVINIFVITGGSVLLMWIGELITEYGIGNGTSLIIFAGIVARVPQVASQLIFKYVYPTLDPSVIPKLLGFLIVAILVVVAVVAITEAERPIPVTYAKRVRGMKVYGGISTYLPLRVNQAGVIPIIFALSILLFPQMILNFFASGVKNEQIISFAKSGLAFLENPWFHNSIYFILVFIFTYFYTAVTFDPVTISTNLQKNGAFVPGVRPGGSTSEYIGKVVTRITLVGALFLAVIAVMPFIMQGASGDPTLAIGGTALLIAVSVVLDFVKKIEGQVSMREY from the coding sequence ATGAAAGAAAAAATCCTACTCTTATTACATGACAAGATGTTGCGGAAGAAACTTCTGTTCGTGCTTTTTGGTTTGGTGATTTTCCGATTGCTCGCGGCGATACCAATTCCCGGAGTGGATCCTCTGCGACTAGAAGGTTTTTTTTCCAATAATCAATTCTTCGGCCTTTTGAACGTTTTCTCGGGTTCTGGTCTCGCGACACTCTCTATTGTCATGCTCGGAGTGGGTCCTTACATCACCGCCTCGATTATCATGCAACTTTTGACCATGATGTCACCGAAATTGAAGGCACTTTACCACGAGGAGGGGGAAGCAGGAAGGATGAAGTTCGCGCAATTATCAAGAAGGATGAGCGTCGTTTTAGCCGCGATTCAGGCGTACGGATTTCTCGTCCTGTTACAAAAGCAAGGGGTGATAGATCCTCTGGCTACATTTGATTTCGTTATCAACATCTTCGTCATTACCGGCGGGTCGGTGCTCTTGATGTGGATTGGGGAGCTCATTACGGAATACGGCATAGGGAACGGCACATCGCTCATCATCTTCGCGGGAATTGTTGCGCGAGTGCCCCAGGTTGCGAGCCAACTGATTTTTAAGTATGTTTATCCTACTCTCGATCCGTCAGTTATTCCTAAATTACTCGGTTTTTTAATTGTTGCAATTTTAGTTGTTGTTGCTGTCGTTGCTATCACAGAAGCCGAACGTCCTATTCCTGTAACATATGCTAAACGAGTTCGAGGGATGAAAGTATATGGCGGTATTTCCACTTACTTGCCTTTGCGAGTCAATCAGGCAGGGGTGATCCCAATCATCTTCGCGCTTTCCATTTTGCTTTTCCCGCAGATGATTTTAAATTTTTTTGCGAGTGGTGTGAAAAATGAACAAATAATTTCTTTTGCCAAATCCGGATTAGCGTTCTTGGAAAATCCTTGGTTTCATAATAGTATCTATTTCATTTTGGTATTTATTTTTACCTACTTTTACACTGCAGTCACTTTTGACCCAGTTACCATTTCAACGAACCTGCAAAAAAACGGAGCTTTTGTTCCGGGAGTAAGGCCGGGAGGGTCGACATCGGAATACATCGGAAAAGTGGTTACCAGAATCACGTTGGTCGGCGCTCTTTTCCTCGCAGTTATCGCTGTCATGCCTTTTATTATGCAGGGCGCAAGTGGAGACCCAACATTAGCTATCGGAGGTACCGCGCTTTTGATTGCCGTTTCGGTGGTCTTGGATTTCGTAAAGAAAATCGAAGGGCAGGTCTCGATGCGCGAGTACTAG
- the rpsS gene encoding 30S ribosomal protein S19: MTRSVAKGPYVSEILMKKISGKKPEQAGVIKTWARASQIAPEMVGFKFGVHNGRDHVEVLVTEDMVGHRLGEFSLTRKFLRHGGKMQKELEMKKKEAEIAGAQSAKAVTAEKK; this comes from the coding sequence ATGACACGCTCTGTCGCCAAAGGTCCATATGTTTCGGAGATTCTCATGAAGAAGATTTCCGGAAAGAAGCCAGAACAAGCTGGGGTGATTAAAACGTGGGCGAGGGCGAGCCAGATTGCGCCCGAGATGGTCGGATTCAAGTTTGGAGTTCATAACGGCAGGGATCACGTTGAGGTTCTGGTTACTGAAGACATGGTCGGACACCGTTTGGGCGAATTTTCCCTCACTCGCAAGTTCCTGCGACACGGAGGAAAGATGCAGAAAGAGCTTGAAATGAAAAAGAAAGAGGCCGAAATCGCAGGAGCCCAGTCGGCGAAGGCGGTTACGGCGGAGAAGAAATAA
- a CDS encoding DUF4870 domain-containing protein encodes MDQQTPNIPNATQQNSPAPQMGSGGNAMAVFCYLGILIIIPFLTDGKNDPFVKFHIKQGLVLIISFVVGMAIGIIPILGWIVGGLLLLFNVVMVILGIVNVLSGKKKELPLIGKYASKFNF; translated from the coding sequence ATGGATCAGCAAACTCCAAATATTCCAAATGCTACTCAGCAAAATTCTCCAGCTCCACAGATGGGAAGTGGGGGGAATGCAATGGCAGTGTTTTGCTATCTCGGTATTCTTATTATTATTCCATTTCTCACTGACGGGAAGAATGATCCGTTTGTGAAATTCCATATCAAGCAGGGGCTAGTTCTCATCATTTCATTTGTGGTAGGAATGGCTATCGGCATTATTCCGATTCTAGGATGGATTGTTGGAGGATTGCTCCTTCTTTTCAACGTTGTAATGGTAATTTTAGGGATAGTGAACGTTCTTTCAGGAAAAAAGAAAGAATTACCTCTCATCGGTAAATATGCAAGCAAATTCAATTTTTAA
- the rplF gene encoding 50S ribosomal protein L6 → MSRIGKQNIMVPPKTSVAMNDGKVTVKGPLGEISRQLSERILVVSENDHVTLAPREQDTESLKLWGTYASEIVSMIEGVNKEFQKKLIVEGIGFKSEVKGSDLVMSLGFSHQVTLKIPQGLKVTAEKNIITVSGIDKELVGQFVAKVRAQKLPEPYKGKGIRGFDEVIRRKQGKKAA, encoded by the coding sequence ATGTCACGAATTGGAAAACAAAATATTATGGTTCCACCCAAGACTTCCGTTGCAATGAATGACGGCAAGGTTACCGTAAAAGGGCCATTAGGAGAAATCTCCCGCCAATTAAGCGAGCGTATTTTGGTCGTGAGCGAGAATGACCACGTCACGTTAGCTCCCCGAGAGCAGGATACAGAGTCATTAAAGCTTTGGGGAACGTATGCCTCCGAAATCGTGAGTATGATTGAGGGAGTGAATAAGGAGTTTCAAAAAAAACTTATCGTGGAGGGCATCGGGTTCAAATCGGAGGTCAAGGGGAGCGATTTAGTCATGAGTCTCGGTTTCTCTCATCAGGTAACATTGAAAATCCCACAGGGCTTAAAAGTTACGGCCGAAAAGAATATAATTACTGTTTCCGGTATCGATAAAGAATTGGTCGGCCAGTTTGTTGCGAAAGTCAGAGCGCAGAAATTGCCGGAGCCCTATAAGGGAAAGGGCATACGAGGGTTCGATGAAGTGATTCGGAGAAAGCAGGGGAAGAAAGCGGCGTAG
- the rplW gene encoding 50S ribosomal protein L23: protein MALFNFKKNKKTDEPLKKAKKGVAKQEKSVVLAEGEPKKERIVPSGSRPSVILRPRITEKASSIAEKGFYTFDVSALANKKNVMDDVARIYGVTPIQAHIVKIPRKKTFNRGKLGMRSGGKKAYVRLKEGDKIELV, encoded by the coding sequence ATGGCATTATTTAACTTCAAAAAGAATAAGAAAACCGATGAGCCTCTCAAAAAGGCAAAGAAGGGCGTTGCCAAGCAGGAAAAAAGCGTCGTACTTGCAGAGGGAGAACCGAAAAAAGAGCGAATCGTTCCTTCGGGAAGCCGTCCATCGGTAATTTTGAGGCCTCGAATTACGGAGAAAGCTTCAAGCATTGCCGAGAAGGGCTTCTATACGTTTGATGTTTCGGCTCTTGCAAACAAAAAAAATGTTATGGATGATGTGGCTAGAATTTACGGAGTGACACCAATCCAAGCGCATATCGTCAAAATCCCGAGAAAGAAAACATTTAACCGCGGAAAGCTTGGAATGCGCTCTGGAGGCAAGAAAGCGTATGTGAGATTAAAGGAAGGAGACAAAATAGAGTTAGTCTAA
- a CDS encoding 30S ribosomal protein S5, protein MDTTTQKNTNSVAPAVPVHATDERRPRMGNRDQKKNPRRGFERAPRVKPEFDQQIVSIRRVTRVASGGRRFSFSVALVAGDRKGRVGVGTGKAGDTSIAIDKALKNAKKNMIQIPLTTSRSIAHEVDAKFTSSRVEIRPAPGKGLIAGSSVRNVLELGGVTDVTAKIFSRSKNKLNNAEVAIRALGKLRENIKKV, encoded by the coding sequence ATGGATACTACTACACAAAAAAATACCAACTCTGTTGCGCCAGCCGTGCCAGTTCATGCGACTGATGAGAGACGGCCGAGGATGGGCAATCGCGACCAAAAAAAGAACCCGAGAAGGGGTTTTGAGCGCGCTCCGAGAGTTAAGCCCGAATTTGACCAACAAATCGTGAGTATTCGCCGTGTCACGAGAGTGGCTTCGGGGGGAAGGCGCTTCAGCTTTAGCGTGGCCTTGGTTGCGGGCGACCGTAAAGGCCGAGTGGGAGTTGGAACCGGCAAGGCAGGAGACACCTCGATTGCAATCGACAAAGCATTGAAGAATGCAAAGAAAAATATGATACAGATTCCCCTCACCACTTCTCGGTCAATCGCGCATGAAGTGGATGCCAAATTTACGAGTTCAAGAGTTGAGATAAGACCTGCTCCGGGAAAGGGACTGATTGCCGGAAGCTCGGTTCGTAATGTGCTTGAGCTTGGTGGAGTAACCGACGTGACGGCTAAGATTTTCTCGAGAAGCAAGAACAAGCTCAACAATGCTGAAGTGGCAATACGTGCGCTCGGGAAACTTAGAGAGAATATAAAGAAGGTGTAA
- the rplN gene encoding 50S ribosomal protein L14 yields the protein MIQPRSIVKIADNSGGKIGRIFKVLGSSKKRYAEIGEIVVLSVQKAEPRKMTKKKDVLHAVVVRQRNAFRRKDGSYIRFDENAVVILEKGKREPIAGRVFGPIPREIAEFGFQKIASLAPEIV from the coding sequence ATGATTCAACCACGTTCCATCGTAAAAATTGCGGACAACTCCGGAGGAAAAATCGGCAGAATTTTCAAGGTGCTCGGCAGTTCCAAGAAACGGTACGCGGAAATCGGTGAAATAGTCGTTCTTTCCGTTCAAAAAGCTGAACCGCGAAAAATGACCAAGAAAAAAGATGTGCTTCACGCGGTTGTGGTGCGACAAAGAAATGCGTTCAGGAGAAAAGACGGTTCCTACATTCGCTTTGACGAAAATGCCGTGGTGATACTGGAAAAAGGCAAGCGTGAACCGATTGCGGGAAGAGTTTTTGGACCGATTCCACGAGAAATCGCGGAGTTCGGTTTTCAGAAAATCGCGTCATTGGCGCCGGAGATCGTGTAA
- a CDS encoding type Z 30S ribosomal protein S14, with product MAKTSVIARSKKKPKFSSRIVRRCFRCGRKRGFMRDFDLCRICFREFANEGMIPGIKKSSW from the coding sequence ATGGCAAAAACATCTGTCATAGCTCGGTCAAAAAAGAAGCCAAAATTTTCCTCAAGAATAGTGAGGAGATGTTTTCGATGCGGGAGAAAGAGAGGGTTTATGAGAGATTTTGACCTCTGCCGTATTTGTTTTCGGGAATTCGCCAACGAAGGAATGATTCCGGGAATCAAGAAATCGTCATGGTAG